In one window of Terriglobales bacterium DNA:
- a CDS encoding folylpolyglutamate synthase/dihydrofolate synthase family protein: MTLTYDVAVEKLLALGHELHQTPAAKFDLAHMRVLLEAMGHPERRFGSVLIAGTNGKGSTAATLASILAAAGHRTGLYTSPHLIRINERIQVFSSNGGGEEISEPEFAEMHQRVDEVSQRLVREGKLPWHPSFFETLTAMAFEYFASAGVEIAVLEVGMGGRLDATNVTEPALAVITDIALDHQKFLGNTIAEIACEKAGIIRANGVLVTLPQHPEANDVIGRAALEKNARAVSAVPFMPSITPAGEWSVTSGQWPEKPAKAGLATEHQPLNTGYQLEVLGQSISVASPLLGRHQLRNVALAIAAAVELNQFGFKVTARDIERGIRETRWPGRLQLVERDGQQYLLDVAHNPAGAWALRSALSTYFEERPLVFVFAALRDKAIAEMADILFPLAEHVVATTVGNPRAASAAEVAQAAARTGADTLTRSSAAEALQAAKTLAGDKSLVVVTGSIYLVGEALPLLQ; this comes from the coding sequence TTGACTTTGACCTACGACGTTGCCGTCGAGAAGCTGCTGGCGCTGGGGCACGAGCTGCACCAGACGCCTGCGGCGAAGTTCGACCTCGCGCACATGCGGGTGCTGCTGGAAGCGATGGGGCATCCCGAGCGGCGGTTTGGGAGCGTGCTGATCGCCGGGACGAACGGCAAAGGCTCGACCGCGGCGACGCTGGCTTCCATCCTCGCGGCTGCGGGACATCGCACCGGGCTCTACACTTCCCCGCACCTGATCCGCATCAACGAGCGCATCCAGGTCTTTTCTTCGAACGGCGGGGGCGAGGAGATCAGCGAGCCGGAATTTGCCGAGATGCACCAGCGCGTGGACGAGGTCTCGCAGCGGCTGGTGCGCGAGGGCAAGCTGCCCTGGCATCCAAGCTTCTTCGAGACGCTGACCGCGATGGCGTTCGAGTACTTCGCCTCGGCCGGGGTGGAGATCGCGGTGCTCGAGGTCGGGATGGGCGGGCGGCTGGACGCGACCAACGTCACCGAGCCGGCGCTGGCGGTCATCACCGATATCGCGCTCGACCACCAGAAGTTCCTCGGGAACACCATCGCGGAGATCGCATGCGAGAAAGCGGGGATCATCCGCGCCAACGGGGTGCTGGTGACGCTGCCGCAGCATCCGGAGGCGAACGACGTGATCGGGCGAGCAGCCCTCGAGAAGAATGCCCGGGCTGTGAGCGCGGTTCCCTTCATGCCGAGTATCACGCCCGCGGGCGAGTGGTCAGTGACCAGTGGCCAGTGGCCAGAAAAGCCAGCGAAAGCGGGGCTGGCCACTGAACACCAGCCACTGAACACTGGCTACCAGCTTGAGGTGCTTGGGCAGTCCATCAGCGTCGCTTCCCCGCTGCTCGGGCGGCACCAGCTGCGCAACGTCGCGCTGGCGATCGCGGCGGCGGTGGAACTGAACCAGTTCGGGTTCAAGGTGACGGCGCGGGACATCGAGCGCGGGATCCGGGAGACGCGCTGGCCGGGGCGCCTGCAGCTCGTCGAGCGCGACGGCCAGCAGTACCTGCTCGACGTCGCGCACAACCCGGCCGGCGCCTGGGCGCTGCGGTCGGCGCTTTCCACATACTTCGAAGAGCGGCCGCTGGTGTTCGTGTTCGCGGCGCTGCGCGACAAGGCGATCGCGGAAATGGCCGACATCCTGTTCCCTCTGGCCGAACACGTGGTCGCGACCACGGTCGGGAACCCGCGCGCGGCCTCGGCGGCGGAGGTCGCGCAGGCCGCGGCGCGCACCGGCGCCGACACGCTCACCCGTTCAAGCGCCGCGGAGGCGCTTCAGGCCGCGAAAACGCTGGCCGGCGACAAATCGTTGGTCGTCGTTACCGGTTCCATCTATCTTGTTGGGGAAGCTCTCCCGCTTCTCCAATGA
- the cobO gene encoding cob(I)yrinic acid a,c-diamide adenosyltransferase, which translates to MAETRRGLIIVNTGPGKGKTTAAMGTALRAVGNGMKVLMLQFLKGSWHYGELDAVAAFGDKFVMKQMGRGFVKVGGAETDPEDVKLVEAAWQEAEQAILSGQWDLVVLDEINYAIGYKMLDPAKVVEVLKRKPEQVHVILTGRNAHPSIVEVADTVTEMREVKHAYQKGIMAQRGIEY; encoded by the coding sequence ATGGCAGAGACACGACGCGGCCTCATCATCGTGAACACCGGCCCGGGCAAGGGCAAGACCACCGCCGCCATGGGGACGGCGCTGCGCGCGGTGGGCAACGGGATGAAGGTCCTGATGCTGCAGTTCCTGAAGGGCTCGTGGCACTACGGCGAGCTGGACGCGGTGGCGGCCTTCGGCGACAAGTTCGTGATGAAGCAGATGGGGCGCGGCTTCGTGAAGGTGGGCGGCGCGGAGACCGATCCCGAAGACGTGAAGCTGGTCGAAGCCGCGTGGCAGGAGGCCGAGCAGGCCATCCTGTCGGGCCAGTGGGACCTGGTGGTGCTGGACGAGATCAACTACGCCATCGGGTACAAGATGCTCGACCCGGCGAAGGTGGTCGAGGTGCTGAAGCGCAAGCCGGAGCAGGTGCACGTGATCCTGACGGGGAGGAACGCGCATCCGTCGATCGTCGAGGTGGCCGACACGGTGACGGAGATGCGCGAGGTCAAGCACGCATACCAGAAGGGCATCATGGCGCAGCGGGGGATCGAGTACTGA
- a CDS encoding 23S rRNA (pseudouridine(1915)-N(3))-methyltransferase RlmH: MKLRVAWIGKTKESAITALTVEYMRRIGRYCATEAMELGSEDALLKALEKLSGRTRPVLVILDQRGRQFTSEEFAEFLSDQQDRGTQQLIFAIGPADGFTAAARHAADLTLAFGKMTLAHELARVVLLEQLYRAFTILKGHPYHTGH; encoded by the coding sequence GTGAAGCTGCGCGTCGCCTGGATCGGGAAGACGAAGGAGTCGGCCATCACGGCGCTGACGGTGGAGTACATGCGCCGCATCGGGCGGTACTGCGCGACCGAGGCGATGGAGCTGGGGTCGGAAGACGCGCTGCTCAAGGCGCTGGAGAAGCTGAGCGGGCGGACGCGGCCGGTGCTGGTGATCCTCGACCAGCGCGGGCGGCAGTTCACCTCGGAGGAGTTTGCGGAGTTCCTGAGCGACCAGCAGGACCGCGGGACGCAGCAGCTCATCTTCGCCATCGGTCCGGCGGACGGTTTCACCGCCGCGGCGCGCCACGCCGCCGACCTGACGCTGGCGTTCGGCAAGATGACGCTGGCGCACGAGCTGGCGCGGGTGGTGCTGCTGGAGCAGCTCTATCGGGCGTTTACAATCCTCAAGGGACATCCGTACCACACCGGACACTAA
- the accD gene encoding acetyl-CoA carboxylase, carboxyltransferase subunit beta yields the protein MAWFKRTDTELEVSEGTKKVRTEGLWVKCDGCRQIIWKKDLEENANVCPKCERHFRIDARSRLELLLDPGFKIEDTGIVSTDPLNFVDIKPYKERLAKAQEETDLADAILNAEGTLKGKPVVVSAMEYSFIGGSMGAVVGEGITRAIERATFQRHPLVIVSASGGARMMEGVVSLMQMAKISAALARLDEAGVPYISVLTDPTTGGVTASYAMLGDLNIAEPGALIGFAGPRVIEQTIRQKLPEGFQRSEFLLEKGFLDAIVHRREMKDYIARALEFMAA from the coding sequence ATGGCCTGGTTCAAGCGCACCGACACCGAACTCGAAGTCTCCGAGGGGACGAAGAAGGTCCGGACCGAGGGCCTGTGGGTGAAGTGTGACGGGTGCCGGCAGATCATCTGGAAGAAGGACCTGGAGGAGAACGCGAACGTGTGCCCGAAGTGCGAGCGGCACTTCCGCATCGACGCGCGCTCGCGGCTGGAGCTGCTGCTCGACCCCGGGTTCAAGATCGAGGACACCGGGATCGTCTCGACCGACCCGCTGAACTTCGTGGACATCAAGCCCTACAAGGAGCGGCTGGCGAAGGCGCAGGAAGAGACCGACCTGGCGGACGCCATCCTGAACGCCGAGGGCACGCTGAAGGGCAAGCCGGTGGTGGTGAGCGCGATGGAGTACTCGTTCATCGGGGGCTCGATGGGCGCGGTGGTGGGCGAGGGCATCACGCGGGCGATCGAGCGCGCGACGTTTCAGCGGCATCCGCTGGTGATCGTGTCGGCTTCCGGCGGCGCGCGCATGATGGAAGGCGTGGTCTCGCTGATGCAGATGGCGAAGATCTCGGCGGCGCTGGCGCGGCTGGACGAGGCGGGCGTGCCCTACATCAGCGTGCTCACCGACCCGACGACCGGCGGCGTGACCGCCAGCTACGCCATGCTGGGCGACCTGAACATCGCGGAGCCGGGCGCGCTCATCGGGTTCGCCGGGCCGCGGGTGATCGAGCAGACCATCCGGCAGAAGCTGCCCGAGGGCTTCCAGCGCTCGGAATTCCTGCTGGAGAAGGGCTTCCTCGACGCCATCGTGCACCGCCGCGAGATGAAGGACTACATCGCGCGGGCGCTGGAGTTCATGGCCGCGTGA